A window of the Acidimicrobiales bacterium genome harbors these coding sequences:
- a CDS encoding wax ester/triacylglycerol synthase family O-acyltransferase → MQQLTPRETELIAAETRHNLGHHSLYVELEKTKGAPELTFDALRALVDERLHLLPGFRRRLHRVPLHLDRPWWLEDPDFDLDYHIRHLAVPRSDGDDELHNLVGRLHERPLDRRRPLWEMYLIERYDGNPGLFIKVHHVLIDGVTGLDVLAPLLADLTDLAPAPKRRTDRVPDDTDLLIRAGWSIARSPWRMAELVFETTRRLPVVGRFNVLGSLAPWTSPKGAVELPGSDHQAPRTSFNRTLGTHRRVAFASIPMAEIKKIHHEHDVRFNDVVLALIAGTLRHWLVLHDELPTEPIVALTPLLVDSIDEPLGTALVPLATHRHDPIERLLEISASMAELTDDIHARPVEAIQAVYHASPAVAALASRLIVRTGAFTRLMPPFNVYVVNVPGGPEQQFINGYRLAHQYSLSTLVDGTGLSVSAMSNGDSVDVGFVADRELVPDLSVLAERLGHELDILSGRVAA, encoded by the coding sequence ATGCAGCAACTCACGCCCCGTGAAACCGAGCTGATCGCCGCCGAGACTCGGCACAACCTCGGTCATCACTCGCTGTACGTCGAGCTCGAAAAGACCAAGGGTGCGCCGGAACTCACCTTTGACGCGCTGCGGGCTCTGGTCGACGAGCGGCTCCATCTCCTCCCGGGATTCCGTCGCCGTCTGCACCGGGTGCCGCTGCATCTCGATCGGCCGTGGTGGCTCGAAGACCCCGACTTCGACCTCGACTACCACATCCGCCATCTGGCGGTGCCACGATCCGACGGCGACGACGAACTGCACAACCTCGTCGGCCGGCTCCACGAGCGTCCGCTCGATCGCCGGCGGCCGCTGTGGGAGATGTATCTGATCGAACGCTACGACGGCAATCCCGGCCTGTTCATCAAGGTGCACCACGTCCTGATCGATGGCGTGACCGGACTCGATGTCCTGGCGCCGTTGCTCGCCGATCTGACCGATCTCGCACCGGCACCCAAGCGTCGGACCGACCGAGTCCCCGACGACACCGACCTCTTGATCAGGGCTGGCTGGTCGATCGCACGCAGTCCCTGGCGTATGGCCGAGCTGGTGTTCGAGACCACCCGACGCCTTCCCGTGGTCGGACGCTTCAACGTGCTCGGCTCGCTTGCGCCTTGGACCTCACCCAAGGGTGCAGTCGAGCTCCCTGGCTCCGATCATCAGGCGCCGCGAACGTCGTTCAACCGGACGCTCGGCACCCACCGACGTGTGGCGTTCGCCAGCATTCCGATGGCCGAGATCAAGAAGATTCATCACGAGCATGACGTGCGGTTCAACGACGTGGTGCTCGCGCTGATCGCCGGCACCTTGCGCCACTGGCTGGTCCTCCACGACGAGCTGCCGACCGAGCCGATCGTCGCCCTCACGCCGCTGTTGGTCGACTCGATCGACGAACCGTTGGGAACGGCGCTCGTGCCGCTGGCCACGCATCGGCACGATCCGATCGAGCGGCTCCTCGAGATCAGCGCTTCGATGGCCGAACTCACCGACGACATCCACGCTCGCCCGGTCGAGGCCATCCAGGCCGTCTACCACGCATCCCCGGCGGTGGCGGCTCTCGCCTCCCGCCTCATCGTGCGCACCGGCGCCTTCACTCGTCTGATGCCGCCGTTCAATGTGTACGTGGTGAACGTGCCCGGCGGGCCCGAGCAGCAGTTCATCAATGGCTACCGGCTCGCCCACCAATACTCGCTCTCCACCCTCGTCGACGGCACCGGGCTGTCGGTCAGCGCCATGTCGAATGGCGACTCGGTCGACGTCGGGTTCGTCGCCGATCGTGAGCTAGTACCCGACTTGTCGGTCCTCGCCGAGCGGCTTGGGCACGAACTCGACATCCTGTCGGGTCGAGTTGCGGCGTGA
- a CDS encoding YbaN family protein, with product MKRLGWMLLGWLMVGIGGIGIVVPGLPTTGFFVAAAACFSKSSPRFEQWILDLPGVGPLVRDYRAGLGMPRSAKIRANVMMWLAIAISVGVLIDVSAVKVLVVALGIIGSYWILVRVPTKAAVLATG from the coding sequence ATGAAACGGCTGGGTTGGATGCTGCTTGGGTGGCTGATGGTGGGGATCGGAGGGATCGGCATCGTCGTCCCCGGCCTACCGACGACCGGGTTCTTCGTCGCCGCTGCTGCCTGCTTCTCGAAATCCAGTCCGCGCTTCGAACAGTGGATCCTCGACCTGCCCGGCGTCGGCCCGCTCGTCCGCGACTACCGGGCGGGTCTCGGTATGCCCCGTTCGGCGAAGATCCGCGCCAACGTGATGATGTGGCTGGCCATCGCCATCAGCGTCGGCGTCCTCATCGACGTGTCGGCGGTGAAGGTCTTGGTGGTCGCCCTCGGCATCATCGGGAGCTACTGGATCCTGGTGCGAGTGCCGACCAAGGCAGCGGTGCTCGCAACGGGCTGA
- a CDS encoding aldo/keto reductase, with protein sequence MTIHGPAVSATDLPLADFGRTGHRSTRLIFGAAALGGMSQSRADATIALVAEAGINHFDTAASYGESELRLAPWLADHRSEIFLATKTGERNGAAARAELERSLERMGVDQVDLIQLHNLVEPDEFEVAHGPGGAVEALAAARDEGLVRFIGITGHGTRIPAMHSASLERFDFDSVLFPYNFTMLENPEYRADVEALLATCGERNVAVQTIKSAARGRWAPDHDGSRFSWYEPISDPDALTHAVQFVLSNEQVFLNTSSDARLLPRLVEAARGSLAAPSREQMEADTLAQGITALFDGAELERI encoded by the coding sequence ATGACGATCCACGGGCCCGCCGTTTCCGCCACCGACCTCCCACTTGCCGACTTTGGCCGCACCGGACATCGCAGCACTCGACTCATCTTCGGAGCGGCCGCGCTCGGCGGCATGAGCCAATCCCGGGCCGACGCCACGATCGCACTGGTGGCCGAAGCCGGCATCAACCACTTCGACACCGCCGCTTCCTACGGCGAGTCCGAGCTTCGCCTGGCACCGTGGCTGGCCGATCACCGATCCGAGATCTTCCTCGCCACGAAGACCGGCGAACGCAACGGCGCAGCAGCACGGGCCGAGCTCGAACGTTCCCTCGAACGAATGGGCGTCGACCAGGTCGACCTCATCCAGCTGCACAACCTGGTCGAGCCCGACGAGTTCGAGGTCGCCCACGGACCGGGCGGCGCCGTCGAGGCCCTGGCTGCGGCGCGCGACGAAGGGCTCGTTCGCTTCATCGGGATCACCGGGCACGGCACCCGCATTCCGGCGATGCACTCAGCGAGCCTCGAGCGGTTCGACTTCGACTCGGTGCTGTTCCCGTACAACTTCACGATGCTCGAGAACCCGGAGTACCGGGCCGACGTGGAAGCGTTGCTCGCCACCTGCGGGGAGCGCAACGTCGCCGTCCAGACCATCAAGTCGGCGGCAAGGGGCCGATGGGCGCCCGACCACGATGGCAGCCGGTTCAGCTGGTATGAGCCGATCAGTGATCCCGATGCCCTCACCCACGCCGTGCAGTTCGTCTTGAGCAACGAGCAGGTGTTCCTGAACACCTCGAGTGACGCCCGCCTCCTTCCCCGTCTGGTCGAAGCGGCCCGGGGATCGCTCGCCGCTCCGTCCCGAGAACAGATGGAGGCCGACACCCTCGCCCAGGGCATCACCGCCTTGTTCGACGGGGCCGAACTCGAACGAATCTGA
- a CDS encoding SDR family oxidoreductase: MVDSPRPVMLITGASRGIGAAAAVQAATAGYDLCLGYRSDHESMRSVADDAEAAGARVVTVAGDIATEATVIDLFSAARDTFGRLDSVVINAGVVAPIDRVENFTVERLRSVFETNVIGAFLCAREAVRAMSTKRGGSGGTIVVVSSAASYLGSPDEFVDYAASKGATDTLTIGLAKEVANEGIRVNAVRPGLIDTDIHASAGRPDRVAALAPNIPMQRGGTADEVADVIMWLASERSTYVTGALVNASGGR, from the coding sequence ATGGTCGACTCACCCCGCCCCGTCATGCTCATCACCGGCGCCAGCCGAGGCATCGGCGCTGCCGCTGCCGTGCAGGCAGCCACTGCCGGCTATGACCTCTGCTTGGGGTATCGCAGCGATCACGAGTCGATGCGCTCGGTGGCTGACGACGCCGAAGCGGCAGGTGCGCGAGTCGTCACCGTCGCCGGAGACATCGCCACGGAGGCCACCGTGATCGACCTGTTCAGCGCAGCCCGGGACACGTTCGGCCGGCTCGACTCCGTGGTGATCAATGCCGGTGTGGTCGCACCGATCGACCGGGTCGAGAACTTCACCGTCGAGCGCTTGCGGTCGGTCTTCGAAACGAACGTGATCGGCGCCTTTCTCTGTGCACGCGAGGCGGTGCGGGCCATGTCGACCAAGCGAGGCGGGAGCGGGGGCACCATCGTCGTGGTGTCGTCCGCGGCCTCCTACCTGGGAAGTCCCGACGAGTTCGTCGACTACGCGGCGTCGAAGGGGGCCACCGACACCCTCACGATCGGGCTCGCCAAAGAAGTGGCGAACGAGGGGATCCGGGTGAACGCCGTTCGTCCCGGGCTGATCGACACCGACATCCACGCCAGCGCGGGCCGTCCGGACCGGGTGGCGGCGCTGGCGCCGAACATCCCGATGCAACGAGGCGGCACCGCCGATGAGGTGGCCGACGTGATCATGTGGCTCGCCTCGGAACGTTCGACGTACGTGACGGGCGCGCTCGTCAATGCGAGCGGCGGACGCTGA
- a CDS encoding inositol monophosphatase family protein, giving the protein MDPTIMLERFDTLADELRRRLDELDDWGLSGNRPGQYVHDVVADELLLPALLGDGFAVLTEESGLVAAAAGGNGITVVVDPIDGSTNASHRLPWYATSLCAVDADGPLVAHVSNLATGERFRAIRGEGVVADRAVGGRVATGPSAIERLDQAIVAFSGLPPEHGGWRQYRAYGAFALDLCAVATGSFDACADVDRAHGVWDYLGGMLICAEAEVPVVDAFGDDLVVIDHDARRAPVAAATPELLAEVVAMRRRWGSEGGAPR; this is encoded by the coding sequence GTGGATCCGACGATCATGCTCGAACGATTCGACACGCTCGCCGACGAACTGCGGCGACGCCTCGACGAGCTCGATGATTGGGGCCTGTCGGGGAACCGACCGGGGCAATACGTGCACGACGTGGTAGCCGACGAGTTGCTTTTGCCCGCATTGCTCGGCGACGGGTTTGCCGTGCTGACCGAGGAGTCCGGCCTCGTTGCTGCTGCGGCCGGTGGCAACGGCATCACGGTCGTGGTCGATCCGATCGATGGGTCCACCAACGCCTCGCATCGCCTGCCCTGGTATGCAACGAGTCTGTGCGCCGTCGACGCCGACGGGCCGCTCGTGGCGCATGTGAGCAACCTCGCCACCGGCGAGCGGTTTCGTGCCATCCGTGGCGAGGGAGTGGTGGCCGACCGAGCCGTCGGCGGACGCGTGGCAACCGGCCCGAGTGCGATCGAGCGACTCGACCAGGCGATCGTGGCGTTCTCCGGTTTGCCGCCCGAGCACGGCGGCTGGCGTCAGTACCGGGCCTACGGCGCGTTCGCCCTCGACCTGTGCGCTGTGGCCACGGGATCGTTCGATGCCTGTGCCGACGTCGACCGGGCGCACGGGGTCTGGGACTATCTCGGAGGGATGCTGATCTGCGCCGAAGCCGAGGTGCCCGTGGTCGATGCGTTCGGTGACGACCTCGTCGTCATCGACCATGACGCCCGGCGGGCTCCGGTCGCGGCGGCGACCCCCGAGCTGCTAGCGGAGGTCGTCGCCATGCGCCGACGGTGGGGGAGCGAAGGCGGTGCTCCCCGCTAG
- a CDS encoding ImmA/IrrE family metallo-endopeptidase: protein MPTPSININHRGTLTLLRGLVPHRTVSQREALQVAELQASRLRQHLGIDEARFPTEALDLPRIRIEYDADLPSSGMAFWNGSTWVIVLNATEAPTRQRFSLVHEFKHIVDHTTQDRLYGADARRNDPAAEQAADYFAACVLMPKLYVKRHWGQGPRTPTSMAKMFGVSPAAMKYRLDQLGVLDEPERCRCSRHAYRRVLPRTLELAT, encoded by the coding sequence ATGCCAACGCCCAGCATCAACATCAACCACCGAGGCACGCTGACCCTCCTCCGCGGCCTCGTTCCGCACCGAACGGTGAGCCAGCGTGAAGCTCTTCAGGTAGCCGAACTGCAGGCCTCCCGCCTGCGGCAGCACCTCGGCATCGACGAAGCCCGCTTCCCGACCGAAGCACTGGACCTGCCTCGCATCCGGATCGAGTACGACGCCGACCTGCCCAGCAGCGGCATGGCCTTCTGGAACGGCTCGACTTGGGTCATCGTGCTCAACGCCACAGAGGCGCCGACCCGTCAACGCTTCAGCCTGGTGCACGAGTTCAAGCACATCGTCGACCACACGACGCAAGACCGGCTCTACGGCGCCGACGCCCGACGAAACGACCCCGCAGCCGAACAAGCAGCTGACTACTTCGCGGCATGTGTCCTCATGCCCAAGCTCTACGTGAAGCGCCACTGGGGCCAAGGGCCTCGGACCCCGACATCGATGGCCAAGATGTTCGGTGTCTCACCAGCAGCGATGAAGTACCGACTCGACCAACTCGGCGTCCTCGACGAACCCGAGCGCTGCCGCTGTAGCCGGCACGCCTACCGGCGAGTCCTGCCACGAACCTTGGAGCTGGCCACATGA
- a CDS encoding helix-turn-helix transcriptional regulator has protein sequence MEPEQAKRLGTYLREARKAKGLSARQLGDLTDINDATIVRFENGSFTAPAPDKLARIAEALELSIADVFALAEYASPNELPSFTPYMRTKYKDLPDDAVEQIEKYVTRLARKHGVTLESPAPGEDEIP, from the coding sequence ATGGAGCCTGAGCAAGCCAAACGGCTCGGTACGTACCTGAGGGAAGCCCGCAAGGCGAAGGGCTTATCCGCCCGCCAGCTCGGCGACCTCACCGACATCAACGACGCCACCATCGTCCGCTTCGAGAACGGCAGCTTCACAGCACCCGCACCCGACAAGCTGGCTCGCATCGCCGAGGCACTCGAACTCTCGATCGCCGACGTGTTCGCTCTCGCCGAGTACGCCTCGCCGAACGAACTGCCCAGCTTCACGCCCTACATGCGAACGAAGTACAAGGACCTGCCTGATGACGCAGTCGAGCAGATCGAGAAGTACGTCACCCGCCTCGCTCGTAAGCATGGCGTGACCCTCGAAAGTCCCGCTCCCGGCGAAGACGAAATCCCATGA
- a CDS encoding GNAT family N-acetyltransferase: MVRRGARERPYQIELLCDHHQIDGFDCGHPELNDELRRRVSPFYDPDEGMVLAGVVDGVVVGYLVLVDVLFQLENEGKEERCFYLAYLGVDQSYRGSSLAGDLVRRAYEVRRQRRKRRKTYAAMIVNTYYNEELIDRVTGQRFKRLPGNSYLWYKRSG; this comes from the coding sequence ATGGTCCGTCGAGGGGCGAGAGAGCGGCCGTACCAAATTGAGCTGCTCTGCGATCATCACCAGATCGATGGTTTTGATTGCGGGCACCCAGAGCTCAACGATGAACTCCGGCGACGCGTAAGCCCGTTCTACGACCCAGACGAAGGCATGGTGCTCGCCGGAGTCGTTGACGGTGTGGTAGTCGGCTACCTAGTGCTAGTGGATGTGCTCTTTCAGTTAGAAAATGAAGGAAAAGAAGAGCGCTGCTTCTACCTGGCCTATTTGGGAGTAGACCAGTCGTACCGGGGTTCATCGCTCGCTGGAGACCTTGTCCGTCGGGCATACGAGGTGCGCAGGCAGCGCAGGAAGCGGCGAAAAACCTACGCAGCCATGATCGTCAACACCTACTACAATGAAGAGCTTATAGATCGAGTAACGGGACAACGGTTCAAGCGCCTTCCGGGCAATAGCTACCTTTGGTACAAGCGGTCCGGGTGA
- a CDS encoding antirestriction protein ArdA, with protein sequence MEGTQEQHEHLNHDPEPRIYAASLADYNNGNLHGRWIDANQDPDGIHAEISDMLATSDIPGAEEWAIHDYEGFGRFRLSEYESIDTVARIAQGIADHGTVFTHWVDHVGTTDTDALDHFDEHYLGTWDSLSDYAEQLLDDLGVDLDHLVPNWLRPYVSLDYARLGLDLSADLEVADGHDGTVHLFETEL encoded by the coding sequence ATGGAAGGAACCCAAGAACAACACGAACACCTGAACCACGACCCCGAGCCCCGCATCTACGCCGCCTCGCTCGCCGACTACAACAACGGCAACCTGCACGGCCGCTGGATCGACGCCAACCAAGACCCCGACGGCATTCACGCCGAGATCAGCGACATGCTCGCCACCTCAGACATCCCGGGCGCCGAAGAGTGGGCCATCCACGACTACGAGGGCTTCGGCCGCTTTCGACTCTCCGAGTACGAGAGCATCGACACCGTCGCCCGCATCGCCCAGGGCATCGCCGACCACGGCACCGTCTTCACCCACTGGGTCGACCACGTCGGCACCACCGACACCGACGCCCTCGACCACTTCGACGAGCACTACCTTGGCACCTGGGACAGTCTCAGCGACTACGCCGAACAGCTCCTCGACGACCTCGGCGTTGACCTCGACCACCTCGTCCCCAATTGGCTGCGACCATACGTCAGCCTCGACTATGCCCGTCTTGGTCTAGATCTCTCTGCGGATTTGGAGGTTGCTGATGGTCACGATGGAACAGTACACCTGTTCGAAACTGAGCTGTAA
- a CDS encoding replication-relaxation family protein — MSRQRVGRRQLEQLRDQLSPRDLAVLESSRRFRLATGDQLRRLHFRDHATPETGARVARRVLSRLTGHGLLVRLDRRIGGIRAGSAGHVYALSALGHRVVGTETRKRTTEPSFTFLKHTLAITELSTTLIELDTANQIDLLELQPEPAAWRTHRVGLVENTLKPDLFAKVADDEYELNWFIEIDCGTESRPTIQRKCHAYADYRRTGTEQERHGIFPLVLWIAPDERRRTQLAQAIDGDRRIDPDLFVVTTSDKATEVITDTDRQP, encoded by the coding sequence ATGAGTCGCCAGCGGGTCGGCCGCCGCCAGCTCGAACAACTCCGGGACCAGCTGAGCCCCCGTGACCTGGCGGTCCTGGAGAGCTCTCGCAGATTCCGCCTTGCGACAGGCGATCAGCTTCGCCGTCTCCACTTCCGAGACCACGCCACACCAGAGACCGGCGCCCGAGTCGCTCGGCGAGTCCTGAGTCGACTTACCGGTCACGGACTGCTTGTTCGTCTCGACCGACGGATCGGCGGCATCCGGGCCGGTTCGGCCGGCCATGTCTACGCCCTCAGTGCGCTCGGGCACCGAGTCGTCGGGACCGAGACCCGCAAGCGGACGACCGAACCGAGCTTCACGTTCCTCAAGCACACGCTCGCCATCACCGAGCTGTCGACGACGCTGATCGAGCTCGACACCGCCAATCAGATCGACCTGCTCGAACTCCAGCCTGAACCGGCTGCCTGGCGCACCCATCGAGTTGGACTCGTCGAGAACACCCTGAAGCCCGACCTCTTCGCCAAGGTCGCCGACGACGAGTACGAGCTGAACTGGTTCATCGAGATCGACTGCGGCACCGAGTCCCGGCCGACGATCCAGCGCAAGTGCCACGCCTACGCCGACTACCGACGGACCGGTACCGAACAAGAACGCCACGGCATCTTCCCGCTGGTCCTGTGGATCGCTCCCGACGAGCGTCGACGTACACAGCTGGCGCAGGCCATCGACGGCGACCGCCGGATCGACCCCGACCTCTTCGTCGTCACGACATCGGACAAGGCGACCGAGGTCATCACCGACACGGACCGCCAGCCATGA
- a CDS encoding type IV secretion system DNA-binding domain-containing protein — protein sequence MIALFRSSTPPLSWYRIDFDRDLDVDDVRRLITSVLSDRQLGLVIIEVENRKGSLSYRIGALSSRIVQLVESTVAGSIVTETARPMPTEGLAATLRISTKRRPIRVDDPEASTTRILGALATGNATVMHQVVIDRRLRPNAIPTRLETLHAETWPRALLEAATTGPSRVDTEARRALTDKESLPGASTTIRVIATGRSPRQALASYEAALRSLESPGVRIRLVRDDLNAARLARASRRPTPLNRDEIVNLIAWPFGDKNYVGLDRGGSRLTAATQPERDDRLLAVATHPGRPISIGQSATDGLHHTHVLGPTGVGKSTLLLNMILQDIEDGRGAVVLDPKGDLVDDVLARLQDRHLDRVVVLDAARSDHVVGFNPLKSRHAELAVDGILHVFHQLYADSWGPRTQDILHSSLLTVVDSEAASICHIPQLLVDDRFRRRLLVGKAQSSAVRFFWNWYDNLSDAERSTVIAPVMNKLRPFLLRSSLRALLGQIEPAFDPKTIFTERRVLLVPLRKGLVGAEAANLLGSLIVARIWQLAQERSEIDSSRRHPVFVYLDEFQDYLHLPTDLADVLAQARGLGLGLVLAHQHLGQLTTSVRDAVLANAQSRVCFRLSPDDAARIARSAGVLDADDFTRLGKYEVYASILTEGAPTPFASARTAAPRRPVRDPSATGRDLARRWGRTPSDVDQRMNRLTDAPRDEDEQLGRRRRGQS from the coding sequence ATGATTGCCCTCTTCAGATCCTCGACACCACCACTCAGCTGGTACCGGATCGACTTCGACCGGGATCTCGATGTTGACGATGTCCGTCGACTCATCACCTCAGTGCTGAGCGATCGCCAGCTCGGCCTCGTGATCATCGAGGTCGAAAACCGCAAGGGCAGCCTCAGCTATCGGATCGGCGCCCTCAGCTCGCGCATCGTGCAGCTGGTCGAGTCCACCGTGGCCGGTAGCATCGTGACCGAGACCGCAAGACCGATGCCGACCGAGGGCCTTGCAGCCACGTTGCGCATCAGCACCAAGCGGCGACCGATCCGGGTCGACGACCCCGAGGCATCCACCACAAGGATCCTCGGAGCGCTCGCCACCGGCAACGCGACCGTCATGCACCAGGTCGTGATCGACCGCCGACTCCGACCAAACGCAATCCCGACTCGGCTGGAGACGCTCCATGCCGAAACCTGGCCACGAGCCCTGCTTGAAGCCGCCACTACCGGCCCCTCACGGGTCGACACCGAAGCTCGCCGAGCGCTCACCGACAAGGAGAGTCTGCCCGGCGCCTCGACAACGATCAGGGTCATCGCAACCGGTCGATCGCCCCGGCAGGCACTCGCCAGCTATGAGGCAGCGCTCCGATCTCTCGAATCACCAGGCGTACGAATCCGTCTTGTACGAGACGACTTGAACGCAGCTCGGCTTGCTCGTGCTTCACGTCGACCGACGCCGCTGAACAGAGACGAGATCGTGAACCTAATCGCCTGGCCATTCGGCGACAAGAACTACGTCGGCCTCGACCGGGGAGGGTCACGCCTCACCGCAGCGACTCAGCCTGAGCGAGATGATCGGCTGCTGGCAGTGGCCACCCATCCGGGCCGGCCGATCTCGATCGGACAGTCGGCGACCGACGGTCTCCACCACACCCACGTCCTCGGACCGACCGGTGTTGGCAAGTCGACCCTGCTGCTGAACATGATCCTGCAGGACATTGAAGACGGACGAGGAGCCGTCGTCCTCGACCCCAAGGGCGACCTCGTCGACGACGTCCTCGCTCGACTCCAGGATCGCCATCTCGACCGAGTCGTCGTGCTCGACGCCGCTCGCAGCGACCACGTCGTCGGGTTCAACCCGCTCAAATCCCGACACGCCGAACTCGCCGTCGACGGCATCCTCCACGTCTTCCATCAGCTGTACGCCGACTCATGGGGACCACGAACCCAGGACATCCTCCACTCGTCGCTTCTCACTGTCGTCGACTCCGAGGCGGCCTCGATCTGCCACATTCCGCAACTCCTTGTGGATGACCGGTTCCGCCGCAGGCTGCTCGTCGGCAAGGCGCAGTCGTCCGCGGTCCGCTTCTTCTGGAACTGGTACGACAACCTGTCCGACGCCGAGCGCAGCACTGTGATCGCCCCGGTCATGAACAAGCTCCGGCCGTTCCTCTTGCGCAGCTCACTCCGAGCGCTGCTCGGTCAGATCGAGCCGGCCTTCGACCCGAAGACGATCTTCACCGAGCGACGAGTGCTCCTCGTACCACTCCGCAAGGGGCTCGTAGGAGCGGAGGCCGCCAACCTCCTCGGTTCGCTGATCGTCGCCCGCATCTGGCAACTCGCCCAGGAGCGCAGCGAGATCGACTCGTCCCGACGACACCCGGTTTTCGTCTACCTCGACGAGTTCCAGGACTACCTGCACCTGCCGACCGACCTCGCCGACGTTCTCGCCCAGGCCCGAGGTCTCGGCCTCGGACTCGTGCTCGCTCACCAGCATCTCGGTCAATTGACCACGTCGGTGCGAGACGCGGTACTCGCAAACGCCCAGAGCCGGGTCTGCTTCCGCCTCAGCCCGGACGACGCAGCGCGAATCGCCCGAAGCGCTGGCGTACTCGACGCCGACGACTTCACCCGCTTGGGCAAGTACGAGGTGTACGCCAGCATCCTCACCGAGGGTGCGCCGACACCATTCGCCTCTGCGAGAACTGCGGCGCCCCGGCGACCGGTACGTGATCCATCCGCAACGGGACGGGATCTCGCACGACGGTGGGGCCGAACACCTTCTGACGTTGACCAGCGGATGAACCGCCTGACCGACGCACCGCGCGATGAGGACGAACAGCTCGGCCGGAGAAGGCGAGGTCAGTCATGA
- a CDS encoding DUF4062 domain-containing protein, whose amino-acid sequence MRVGPSQEVRYQVFISSTFLDLQDAREEAIQAILELDCFPAGMELFPAANDEKWDLIKAVIDDSDYYILIVGGRYGSVDEEGISFTEKEYDYAVETGTPVLAFLHADPDGLPKRDTEADGEGSARLDQFREKVSLRMCKYWSTPAELGSVVSRSLIKTMKNSPAKGWVRADQAMTSDQIVEMEQLRRQVAEFEKERFEEGSHVPDGIDEFAQGADETELTYGFKATGSGFIADEYVSADEFTWDGIFSYLGPAMFDEASETSLRSLVNKMLEEQTIERNQKEIDGGNSTAELWGFLIDNASFDKVKVQLVALGLMSKSVKRHGVNDKNTYWSLTPYGEQYVMRLKAERRE is encoded by the coding sequence ATGAGAGTCGGTCCCTCCCAAGAGGTTCGTTACCAAGTCTTCATCAGTTCGACGTTCTTGGACTTGCAGGATGCGCGCGAGGAAGCGATTCAAGCGATTCTGGAGCTTGACTGCTTCCCAGCTGGGATGGAGTTGTTCCCGGCGGCCAACGATGAGAAGTGGGATCTCATCAAGGCTGTCATCGACGACAGTGACTACTACATCCTAATTGTCGGCGGTCGGTATGGATCGGTGGACGAGGAGGGGATTAGCTTCACAGAGAAGGAGTACGACTACGCTGTCGAGACTGGAACTCCGGTTTTGGCATTCCTGCATGCTGATCCTGACGGCTTGCCGAAGCGTGACACCGAAGCCGACGGGGAGGGAAGCGCCAGGCTGGACCAGTTCCGTGAGAAGGTCTCGCTGCGGATGTGCAAATACTGGTCGACGCCAGCTGAACTGGGCTCCGTCGTGTCGAGGAGCCTCATCAAGACCATGAAGAACTCGCCCGCCAAAGGCTGGGTGCGCGCCGATCAGGCGATGACCTCGGACCAGATCGTGGAGATGGAACAACTGCGTCGCCAGGTAGCTGAGTTTGAAAAGGAAAGGTTTGAAGAGGGCTCTCACGTACCAGATGGCATTGATGAGTTCGCGCAGGGAGCCGATGAGACTGAGCTGACTTATGGATTCAAGGCGACCGGTTCGGGATTTATCGCTGACGAGTACGTGTCCGCTGACGAATTCACGTGGGATGGTATCTTCTCCTACCTTGGACCGGCCATGTTCGACGAGGCTTCGGAGACGTCGCTGCGGTCTCTCGTGAACAAGATGTTGGAAGAGCAGACGATTGAACGCAACCAGAAAGAGATCGATGGAGGAAACTCGACAGCTGAACTATGGGGATTCTTGATTGACAATGCTTCCTTCGACAAGGTCAAGGTTCAGCTCGTTGCTCTGGGACTCATGTCCAAAAGCGTCAAGCGGCATGGTGTTAATGACAAGAACACCTATTGGTCGCTAACTCCTTATGGTGAGCAGTATGTAATGAGGTTGAAGGCTGAGCGTCGCGAATAG